Proteins from one Acidobacteriota bacterium genomic window:
- a CDS encoding Uma2 family endonuclease codes for MPRPAGQGQQDVISQVRQRQESSGVLHCSGNHYSANVTACPPDLCRRREDRSRTGPVDCQRPRSNLTTSVVEILSPSTRRRDVLVKSALYSRFGVSHYWIADPDLDRIEVLGLCDDGSYEQLNTFNRPEVLQMDDYPELELPLERVFG; via the coding sequence ATGCCCCGCCCCGCCGGCCAAGGCCAGCAGGACGTGATAAGCCAAGTGCGTCAACGGCAAGAATCGTCTGGCGTCCTTCATTGTAGTGGCAACCACTATAGTGCAAACGTGACGGCATGTCCACCGGATCTTTGCCGTCGGAGGGAAGACCGGTCCAGGACTGGTCCAGTTGACTGTCAAAGGCCCCGCAGCAACTTGACCACCTCAGTCGTCGAGATTCTGTCGCCCTCGACCCGCCGACGGGATGTCTTGGTGAAATCGGCGCTCTATTCGCGCTTCGGCGTTTCTCACTACTGGATCGCAGACCCCGACCTGGACCGCATCGAGGTCTTGGGCCTTTGCGACGACGGCAGCTACGAGCAGCTCAACACCTTCAACCGCCCCGAGGTCCTGCAAATGGATGACTATCCGGAGCTGGAATTGCCTCTGGAAAGGGTCTTCGGCTAA
- a CDS encoding ABC transporter permease, with translation MMLDGLWSDLRLAWKTLKRKPLASVVVVATLALAIGGGSAVFSVVEGVVLRPLPYHEPERLVGVWQLQRHDAGQNSMSLPNFLDWQEQSETFAELAAFKGSSLVLSYEGRTERVMGVESTAEFFSVFGVDPLHGRTFLPDEDGPAGRRVIVLSHAFFSSRFGGDSAIVGQSLTLNGRAYEVIGVMPPEFRTPDYPNAQFWEPIREDAESSCGRGCLIYRSVGRLADNVSMSQASAELNTISRRLEEAHPEDNAGVGAMLVDLHQQTVGDVRPILSLLVAAVGLLLLIACANVTNILSAQAAVRRSEAAMLQALGASSGRLMRRLLLEGLLLAGVGGALGLLMSFLGLDALLALAPEELPRLDQITLNAPVVLFSLLVTAATGILFSLLPAFQLKRQQPAQVLSSSGRTHSGGGGGYSRQALVLVQVAMAVPLLIACGLLLRSFWTLAAAEVGFQSERLLAARVYLAGERYETDRQPRLDFFRRLLEEVRSQPGVRAASTVWIPPLTDNAVITSFTIQGRPEPPPGQHPGAEMRVVGDRYFSTVGIPLLKGRAFDDTDLPESQKVAVISKAMADRHWPDSDPLGQFVELGLSFAGDHEGQYHQIVGVVGDVKLRGLAVPERATVYLPYSQNAPTVMSLMMRYDGDSGPLVESVRKAVADLDPNLAVYDIRSMSESRARGLVEPRFYALMLGYFAVVAALLAVLGVYGVAAYQTASRTREIGIRMALGARRGQVLQAVMRSGLGPVALGLLLGTVVAFSLSNLLMGLLHGVDPLDRLTFASASSLLLLAAVGAVYLPARRASRIDPSISLRWQ, from the coding sequence ATGATGCTGGATGGGTTGTGGAGCGATCTTCGCCTGGCTTGGAAAACGCTGAAGCGCAAGCCGCTGGCTTCGGTTGTGGTGGTGGCCACCCTGGCGCTGGCCATCGGCGGAGGGAGCGCGGTTTTTTCGGTGGTGGAAGGCGTGGTTCTGCGCCCGCTTCCCTACCACGAGCCTGAGAGGCTGGTGGGTGTGTGGCAGTTGCAGCGCCACGACGCCGGCCAAAACTCGATGTCCTTGCCTAATTTTCTCGATTGGCAGGAGCAAAGCGAGACCTTCGCGGAGTTGGCGGCCTTTAAAGGGAGTTCCCTGGTGCTTTCCTACGAAGGGCGGACGGAGCGGGTAATGGGGGTTGAGTCCACTGCCGAGTTCTTTTCCGTCTTCGGGGTCGATCCTCTGCATGGCAGGACCTTCCTGCCTGACGAAGACGGGCCGGCCGGCCGGCGCGTGATCGTGCTTTCGCATGCCTTCTTCTCCAGCCGTTTCGGAGGCGATTCGGCCATCGTGGGTCAGTCGCTGACCCTCAACGGGCGGGCTTATGAGGTCATCGGCGTGATGCCGCCGGAGTTCCGCACGCCCGATTACCCCAACGCCCAGTTCTGGGAGCCGATCCGCGAGGACGCCGAGTCCTCTTGCGGACGCGGATGCCTGATCTACCGGTCGGTGGGGCGGCTGGCTGACAACGTCAGCATGAGCCAGGCTTCGGCCGAACTGAACACCATAAGCCGGCGTTTGGAAGAGGCTCATCCCGAAGACAATGCCGGCGTGGGGGCCATGCTGGTCGACCTGCACCAGCAGACCGTAGGCGATGTGCGTCCCATTCTCTCGCTGCTGGTGGCCGCCGTGGGACTGCTTTTGCTCATCGCCTGCGCCAATGTCACCAACATCCTCTCCGCCCAAGCCGCCGTCCGCCGCTCCGAGGCCGCCATGCTGCAGGCGCTGGGGGCCTCTTCGGGACGCCTGATGCGGCGACTCTTGCTGGAGGGGTTGCTGCTGGCCGGAGTCGGCGGCGCCCTCGGACTGTTGATGAGCTTCCTGGGGCTGGACGCGCTGCTCGCGCTGGCACCGGAGGAATTGCCCCGCCTCGACCAAATCACCCTCAACGCCCCGGTGGTGCTCTTCAGCCTGCTGGTCACGGCCGCCACCGGAATCCTTTTCAGCCTGCTGCCCGCCTTTCAATTGAAACGTCAACAGCCGGCCCAGGTCCTGTCCTCTTCAGGACGTACTCACTCGGGCGGCGGAGGCGGCTACTCGCGCCAGGCCCTGGTGCTGGTGCAGGTGGCCATGGCCGTCCCCCTGCTCATCGCCTGCGGACTGCTGCTGCGCAGCTTTTGGACGCTGGCCGCAGCCGAGGTGGGATTCCAGTCGGAACGCCTGCTGGCCGCCCGCGTCTACCTGGCCGGCGAGCGCTACGAAACCGACCGTCAGCCCCGGCTCGACTTCTTCCGCCGCCTGCTGGAGGAGGTGCGCAGCCAGCCCGGAGTGCGGGCTGCGTCAACCGTCTGGATTCCTCCGCTGACCGACAATGCCGTCATCACAAGCTTCACCATACAAGGCCGCCCCGAGCCGCCGCCGGGACAGCATCCCGGAGCCGAAATGCGGGTGGTCGGCGATCGCTATTTCAGCACGGTCGGCATCCCTCTCCTCAAGGGACGTGCCTTCGACGACACCGACCTCCCGGAAAGCCAGAAGGTGGCCGTCATCAGCAAAGCCATGGCCGACCGTCACTGGCCTGACAGCGATCCGCTGGGCCAGTTCGTCGAATTGGGCCTGAGCTTTGCAGGGGATCACGAAGGCCAATACCACCAAATTGTGGGTGTGGTGGGAGACGTCAAGCTGCGCGGACTGGCGGTGCCTGAACGGGCCACCGTCTACTTGCCCTATTCTCAGAACGCTCCCACCGTGATGAGCCTGATGATGCGTTATGACGGCGACAGCGGACCGTTGGTGGAAAGCGTCCGTAAGGCGGTGGCCGATCTCGACCCCAACCTGGCCGTCTACGACATCCGAAGCATGAGCGAGAGCCGGGCCCGAGGACTGGTCGAGCCCCGTTTCTACGCCCTGATGTTGGGATACTTCGCCGTCGTCGCCGCCCTGCTGGCGGTGCTGGGAGTCTATGGCGTGGCCGCCTACCAAACCGCCTCGCGGACGCGCGAGATCGGCATCCGCATGGCCCTGGGCGCCCGCCGCGGCCAGGTCCTGCAAGCCGTCATGCGCTCCGGCCTGGGACCGGTGGCCTTAGGCCTCCTCCTGGGCACCGTCGTCGCTTTCAGCCTGTCCAACCTGCTGATGGGCCTTCTCCATGGCGTCGACCCCCTTGACCGGCTCACTTTCGCCTCGGCCTCATCCCTGTTGCTGTTGGCTGCCGTCGGCGCCGTCTACCTCCCCGCCCGCCGCGCCTCCCGAATCGACCCCTCCATCTCCCTCCGCTGGCA
- a CDS encoding PadR family transcriptional regulator: MPLTHLAYHVLLALAGGAGHGYAIGKEVEERSAGRLSPATGSLYQVLKRLREDGLIEEAPDAAPSGGDSRRQYFRLTPLGTAVAEAETARLRELLLAARERNLVSGDL; this comes from the coding sequence TTGCCGTTGACGCACTTGGCTTATCACGTCCTGCTGGCCTTGGCCGGCGGGGCGGGGCATGGGTACGCCATTGGGAAAGAAGTCGAGGAGAGGTCGGCAGGGAGGCTCTCGCCCGCTACCGGGAGCCTGTATCAGGTGCTGAAAAGGCTCCGCGAGGACGGCTTGATCGAGGAGGCGCCCGACGCGGCTCCATCAGGCGGGGATTCCCGCAGGCAGTATTTTCGCTTGACCCCGCTCGGAACCGCCGTGGCCGAAGCTGAGACGGCGCGTCTGAGGGAACTCTTGCTGGCCGCCAGGGAGCGCAATCTGGTTTCGGGAGATCTCTGA